One region of Yersinia bercovieri ATCC 43970 genomic DNA includes:
- the fliS gene encoding flagellar export chaperone FliS → MYSNPGIKAYARVGLESQLAGASPHQLISMLLDGALNAVLRAKIYFENGNIAKRGEMISKAINIIDNGLRASLNHEKGQNIAQDLERLYDYMSRTLLQANLHNSPSELTSISEILTNLANTWKEIEPKESQKKNG, encoded by the coding sequence ATGTATTCAAATCCGGGAATTAAAGCCTACGCCCGAGTTGGCCTGGAGAGCCAATTGGCGGGGGCGTCACCTCATCAGTTAATTTCGATGCTGTTGGATGGTGCCCTTAATGCAGTGCTACGAGCAAAAATATATTTTGAAAATGGAAATATTGCAAAGCGTGGGGAGATGATATCCAAAGCGATTAATATTATCGATAATGGATTGCGAGCCTCATTGAATCATGAGAAAGGACAGAATATCGCACAGGACCTTGAACGCTTATATGATTATATGTCAAGGACTTTGCTTCAGGCCAATCTACACAACTCACCTTCAGAACTCACCAGCATCAGCGAAATATTAACGAACCTTGCCAATACATGGAAGGAGATTGAACCTAAGGAATCACAGAAAAAAAATGGTTAA
- a CDS encoding flagellar protein FliT — MVNKLSEDYENIYKLNLNLLDMVKEGKWTEFIELAEVYIVNLQALIETQPTEMIPDEKKSLGMIITSLLENEDEITKVLEERLDVLKQDISSLYQGQKCNKAYLSQFTSIYH, encoded by the coding sequence ATGGTTAATAAACTATCAGAAGATTACGAAAATATTTATAAATTAAATTTGAACCTATTAGATATGGTTAAGGAAGGAAAGTGGACGGAGTTTATTGAATTAGCTGAGGTTTATATTGTTAATTTGCAGGCTCTTATTGAAACGCAACCGACAGAGATGATACCAGATGAGAAGAAAAGTTTGGGTATGATTATAACCAGTTTGCTTGAAAATGAAGATGAAATAACGAAAGTGCTCGAAGAGCGTCTTGATGTATTAAAGCAGGATATATCTTCTTTGTATCAGGGACAGAAGTGCAATAAGGCTTACCTATCACAATTTACCTCTATCTACCATTAA